From the genome of Leptospira andrefontaineae, one region includes:
- the sufC gene encoding Fe-S cluster assembly ATPase SufC, with protein sequence MAELLKISNLRAGVETESGEVQEILKGVDLTINEGEVHAIMGPNGSGKSTLSNVIMGHPKYKVISGDILFRGESLLEKPTDERARAGIFLCFQYPTSIPGVTIGNFLRTILKSVRGKDLPVKEFRKELKEATALLEVPDTWIGRYVNDGFSGGEKKRNEILQMTLLKPKLSVLDETDSGLDIDALRIISEGITKNKSVERSILLITHYQRMLNYVTPDFVHVFAQGKILKTGGRELALELEEKGYDWILNGAN encoded by the coding sequence GTGGCGGAACTACTCAAAATTTCAAATCTTCGCGCCGGAGTGGAAACCGAATCCGGTGAAGTTCAGGAAATCCTAAAAGGAGTCGACCTCACTATCAACGAGGGAGAAGTCCATGCCATCATGGGTCCTAACGGATCCGGAAAAAGTACCTTATCAAATGTCATCATGGGCCACCCTAAATATAAGGTGATCTCTGGGGATATACTTTTCAGAGGGGAATCCCTTCTTGAAAAACCGACTGACGAAAGAGCAAGAGCCGGCATCTTTCTTTGTTTCCAATATCCAACCAGCATCCCCGGCGTAACCATCGGAAATTTCTTACGCACCATCTTAAAATCAGTCCGAGGCAAGGACTTACCTGTAAAAGAATTCCGGAAAGAACTAAAAGAGGCCACAGCTTTATTAGAAGTTCCTGATACTTGGATCGGAAGATACGTGAACGACGGATTTTCCGGTGGAGAGAAAAAGAGGAATGAAATCCTTCAAATGACTCTTCTCAAACCTAAACTTTCAGTTCTAGACGAGACAGATTCGGGTCTGGACATTGACGCACTTAGAATTATCAGCGAAGGGATCACTAAAAACAAATCCGTAGAAAGGTCCATCCTTCTGATCACACATTACCAAAGAATGTTGAATTACGTGACTCCTGATTTTGTTCACGTTTTTGCACAGGGTAAGATCCTGAAAACCGGCGGAAGAGAGCTCGCTCTTGAGTTGGAAGAAAAAGGATATGACTGGATCCTGAACGGAGCGAACTAA
- the purS gene encoding phosphoribosylformylglycinamidine synthase subunit PurS, translated as MFIARINVTLKESVLDPQGNTVKSTLQELGEKSVQDVRVGKYIEVKLDSPDLETAKKTVANLCEKLLVNHVIETYRSEIVTE; from the coding sequence ATGTTTATCGCAAGAATCAATGTAACTCTAAAAGAATCAGTTCTCGATCCTCAAGGGAACACAGTAAAATCCACTCTACAAGAACTGGGCGAAAAATCCGTTCAAGATGTTCGAGTTGGAAAATATATCGAGGTTAAATTGGATTCTCCGGATCTGGAAACTGCAAAGAAGACAGTGGCTAATCTCTGCGAAAAACTTTTAGTAAATCATGTGATTGAAACTTATCGTTCGGAGATCGTAACGGAATGA
- a CDS encoding heme exporter protein CcmB, whose amino-acid sequence MKAILSLIRKEFRLLGKASNGILSLLVLVSAMVFLFHYALERNGKIDIVALIGLKWAILFVASFVLVGQFTWEEREAGGGTASRLFISPWVLYFSKSILVFIALSAAAIYLMGLFALMFSAFPADVNEFGRQIVFFFPGLLCLSFLGVCLSHISLSSRLKEILLPLLLVPLSIPVFLYGMEAERKFISQPFSALVGSFVLILAFAFFYGSMGALLVEMTSDE is encoded by the coding sequence ATGAAAGCGATTTTATCTCTGATCCGAAAAGAGTTCCGACTTTTAGGAAAAGCAAGTAATGGGATCTTATCCTTACTCGTTTTAGTTTCTGCGATGGTATTTTTATTCCATTATGCTTTGGAAAGAAACGGCAAAATAGATATAGTTGCTCTCATCGGATTAAAATGGGCCATTTTATTTGTCGCCTCATTCGTATTAGTTGGTCAGTTCACTTGGGAAGAAAGAGAAGCGGGTGGCGGAACTGCGAGTAGGCTTTTTATCTCTCCTTGGGTTTTATATTTTTCTAAATCGATTTTAGTATTTATCGCCTTATCTGCGGCCGCAATTTATTTGATGGGACTTTTTGCTCTCATGTTCTCCGCATTTCCTGCAGACGTAAACGAGTTCGGAAGACAAATTGTATTCTTCTTCCCCGGGTTATTGTGCCTTTCCTTTTTGGGAGTTTGTCTTTCGCATATCAGTTTGTCTTCTCGCCTGAAAGAGATACTTCTCCCTTTATTACTCGTGCCTCTTTCCATTCCTGTATTTTTATATGGAATGGAAGCGGAGAGAAAATTTATCTCCCAACCTTTTTCTGCCTTGGTCGGTTCATTTGTTCTAATTTTGGCATTTGCTTTTTTTTACGGTTCTATGGGTGCACTTCTGGTAGAAATGACTTCCGACGAATAG
- the ccsA gene encoding cytochrome c biogenesis protein CcsA, whose product MNIRLLHPAWDWILSLLFLSIFPLAVLLGLYYPNVILEQGISHRIFYFHVPVAWVALYGPGISSICAVAYLVTKNRTWDTLSLSANKISLLFAIGVLFSGPIWAYLAWGTPWDTTDARLNSFFVLVLSLVAYFLLRFLVLDQTKKYIFSAFLSLFCSVNAVLTWGAIRWMDNPGNHPSSVLGKKGMDPDMRISFWFGILAYHLLFLILYRIVYRLDKIKAVREELLD is encoded by the coding sequence ATGAATATTCGCCTCCTGCATCCCGCCTGGGACTGGATACTCTCCCTTTTGTTTTTATCGATTTTTCCATTGGCAGTGCTTCTGGGTTTATACTACCCGAATGTGATCTTAGAGCAGGGGATCTCTCACAGGATTTTTTATTTTCATGTGCCTGTCGCATGGGTAGCGTTGTATGGTCCCGGAATTTCTTCCATTTGTGCGGTTGCATATTTGGTAACTAAAAATAGGACCTGGGATACACTTTCACTTTCTGCAAACAAGATCTCTCTTCTGTTTGCGATCGGTGTTTTATTTTCAGGACCAATCTGGGCATACCTTGCTTGGGGAACTCCTTGGGATACAACTGATGCTCGTTTAAATTCTTTTTTCGTTTTGGTCCTCAGTCTTGTGGCTTATTTCCTATTGAGGTTTTTAGTCCTGGACCAAACTAAAAAGTATATCTTCTCCGCTTTTTTAAGTTTATTCTGTAGTGTGAATGCTGTCTTAACCTGGGGAGCAATTCGTTGGATGGATAATCCTGGAAATCATCCTTCTTCCGTACTGGGGAAAAAAGGAATGGATCCTGATATGAGGATCTCTTTTTGGTTTGGGATTTTGGCCTATCACCTACTATTTTTGATCTTATACAGGATAGTGTATCGTTTGGATAAGATCAAAGCGGTGAGAGAAGAATTGTTGGATTGA
- a CDS encoding ABC transporter ATP-binding protein — protein sequence MVPSQTSIPVLECSGLSYSIGRKSVLKNVSFSVFPNEILFVRGMNGSGKTTLLKSILQHDKFKDQIKFPSSKSAKLSYLGHDLGLYTTLSLEENLEYFRGIAGDCRPEDQIISWLKDFRLWQRRKDPVSSFSRGMKQKAALVRALLPNVDLYLLDEPLTALDSEGESKARSVLENVLDSSSIILVTHDPNFRLNAKSRLLELGENSK from the coding sequence TTGGTCCCATCACAAACATCGATTCCAGTATTGGAATGTTCCGGCCTATCGTACAGTATCGGACGAAAATCGGTTTTAAAGAACGTTTCCTTCTCCGTTTTTCCGAATGAGATTTTATTTGTGAGAGGAATGAACGGTTCCGGAAAGACTACATTACTCAAGTCCATTCTGCAACACGATAAATTCAAGGACCAGATCAAATTCCCTTCTTCCAAATCCGCTAAACTTTCTTACCTGGGCCATGATCTGGGTTTATATACTACTCTTAGTTTGGAAGAAAATCTGGAATATTTCAGAGGTATCGCGGGAGACTGCCGCCCGGAAGATCAGATCATTTCTTGGTTAAAAGATTTTCGTCTTTGGCAAAGAAGAAAAGATCCTGTTTCTTCTTTTTCTCGAGGAATGAAACAGAAGGCCGCGTTAGTACGTGCTCTTTTGCCTAACGTAGATCTTTATCTTTTAGATGAGCCTCTAACTGCTTTAGACAGCGAGGGGGAATCCAAGGCAAGATCGGTTTTGGAGAATGTATTGGATTCTTCTTCTATCATTCTGGTGACTCACGATCCTAATTTTAGGTTAAATGCGAAGTCTAGACTTTTGGAATTGGGAGAAAATTCCAAATGA
- the purQ gene encoding phosphoribosylformylglycinamidine synthase subunit PurQ yields MKAAVVTFPGSNCDNDIVRVLSEFYSAKVDKVWHKDQFSEKYDLVILPGGFSYGDYLRSGAMAPFSPVMKSVKEHTDRGGKLFGICNGFQILAEAGYLPGALIRNRNLKYVCRTIGLKKASNSNKISGSLADDQILRVPVAHGDGCYFASADIRKQLKEEGRILFLYAGDNPNGSLDDIAGICSSDFKVAGMMPHPERAMNPITGEMDGKTVLDLLIAS; encoded by the coding sequence ATGAAAGCAGCGGTAGTCACTTTTCCAGGCTCAAATTGTGATAATGATATCGTAAGAGTTCTTTCAGAATTCTATTCTGCGAAAGTAGACAAGGTCTGGCATAAAGACCAATTCTCTGAAAAATACGATCTGGTTATTCTTCCAGGAGGATTTTCCTACGGAGATTATTTAAGATCAGGCGCAATGGCTCCTTTTTCCCCTGTAATGAAATCGGTAAAAGAACATACTGATCGTGGTGGAAAACTATTCGGGATCTGCAATGGATTCCAAATTTTAGCGGAAGCAGGTTACCTTCCGGGTGCATTAATACGTAATAGAAATCTAAAGTATGTCTGCAGGACCATCGGTCTTAAAAAAGCTTCTAACTCAAATAAGATCAGCGGTAGTTTGGCTGACGATCAGATCTTAAGAGTTCCAGTAGCTCATGGGGACGGGTGTTATTTTGCTTCTGCTGATATTCGCAAACAATTGAAGGAAGAAGGTCGGATCCTTTTCCTTTATGCGGGAGATAATCCGAATGGAAGTTTGGATGATATCGCAGGGATCTGTTCTTCTGATTTCAAAGTGGCAGGTATGATGCCTCACCCTGAAAGAGCGATGAATCCGATTACTGGAGAAATGGACGGCAAAACCGTTTTAGATCTTCTGATCGCTTCTTAA
- a CDS encoding EAL domain-containing protein: MLAEYESQQILSLGEGYYTPHYQPILDVGNRNIIGYEVLGRVFSPESNQYHSLGYHFHNPDTDTVRLVHIDRIIREKAIKHVKETGLKTKIFLNMMPNFLSMVYTGEVLDIKRLHILHLIDKYDINPNDLVLEITEDKFEGNIEKLLYIVSLFRERGIKIAVDDLGVGFSNLERIGYIHPDIMKVDIKIMRESLNRRSFKNVLSAISEMSQRLGSQLLFEGVENEEELYLALSMGANLLQGFYFSRPALDFQDKKRFNKTLKTSLEKFSGLRFLEILENLRKEQSFLDQFVDLFKDLETSSEEKMTDALNGILDKLPLETTSVLVTDMHGYQVTPTFKREAYDLPWTRLLTEVGNNYAWKPFFIRHKAETYHSSRVSGFTEPFHDIETKRQYVLFTLNLGENHVLILRLDWESY; this comes from the coding sequence ATGCTCGCCGAATACGAGTCTCAACAAATTCTATCTCTGGGAGAAGGTTATTATACCCCTCATTACCAGCCGATCTTAGACGTCGGTAATCGTAATATTATAGGTTACGAGGTTTTAGGGAGAGTATTTTCTCCTGAATCCAATCAGTACCATTCTTTAGGGTATCATTTCCATAATCCGGATACGGATACTGTCCGTTTAGTTCATATTGATCGTATCATTCGTGAAAAAGCGATCAAACATGTGAAGGAAACAGGTCTTAAGACTAAAATTTTCCTGAACATGATGCCAAACTTTCTCTCCATGGTGTACACGGGAGAGGTGTTGGATATCAAACGTCTCCATATTCTTCATCTCATAGACAAATATGATATTAACCCGAACGATCTAGTTTTAGAGATCACTGAAGATAAGTTCGAAGGGAATATTGAAAAACTTTTATATATCGTAAGCCTTTTCAGAGAAAGGGGGATCAAGATCGCAGTGGATGATCTTGGGGTCGGCTTTTCCAATTTGGAAAGGATCGGTTATATCCATCCGGATATTATGAAAGTGGACATAAAAATTATGAGAGAGAGTTTGAATAGACGCTCTTTCAAAAATGTACTCTCTGCAATTTCTGAAATGTCCCAAAGACTCGGTTCTCAACTTCTATTCGAAGGTGTAGAAAACGAAGAAGAATTATATCTTGCTCTATCCATGGGCGCAAACCTCCTCCAAGGTTTTTATTTCTCTCGTCCTGCTTTGGATTTTCAGGACAAAAAACGTTTTAATAAAACTCTTAAAACTTCTCTAGAAAAATTCTCGGGACTTAGGTTCTTGGAAATTCTGGAAAATCTCAGAAAAGAACAATCCTTCCTGGATCAGTTCGTGGATTTATTCAAAGATCTGGAAACTTCTTCCGAAGAAAAGATGACGGATGCATTGAATGGTATCTTAGACAAACTTCCTTTGGAAACTACTTCTGTTCTAGTTACCGATATGCACGGTTATCAGGTGACTCCTACTTTTAAAAGAGAAGCTTACGATCTTCCTTGGACAAGATTGTTGACCGAGGTGGGAAATAACTATGCTTGGAAACCTTTCTTCATCCGCCATAAGGCAGAAACCTACCATTCTAGTAGAGTTTCCGGGTTTACTGAACCTTTCCATGACATAGAAACCAAACGTCAATATGTCTTATTCACCCTGAATCTGGGAGAGAATCACGTTCTCATTCTCCGCCTGGACTGGGAATCCTACTGA
- a CDS encoding tetratricopeptide repeat protein codes for MRTISLLKEYLQGLNFAKSLYIFLFLIFPNIVYAQFKIGDSEYAGILWGENDFLDPEFYQDGSLARSEQDFIVAAGRHWKGAPPPSKASFEYEGKQITNSGIFNDEAVALLQTADPKKREKAISMLEAGMRFDPSFFAFRYNLGRAYHIEKKYQKAIFQYEYAIAEVPKYYRTYMHLGVLYELLNEQIQAVIYYKKAVELNQFQTEALVLLAEHYIRTDLKNRAQIYIKKALTIDQNSPDAKLGLARLEIMGGRDYYAYKIFRNTDLYDDQGKKRPYNKKFHFYFAETASKIGDYVTAAKEYDELLKFPNDPFFTEFSLKIIERRRDLAKRFAEIKAADEEAEKEGQ; via the coding sequence ATGAGGACAATTTCCCTTTTAAAAGAGTATTTACAAGGCTTAAATTTTGCCAAGTCACTCTACATATTCTTATTCTTGATATTCCCCAATATTGTGTATGCACAATTCAAGATAGGAGACTCCGAATACGCAGGTATACTCTGGGGAGAGAATGATTTTTTAGATCCTGAGTTTTATCAAGACGGAAGCCTGGCCCGTTCGGAACAGGACTTTATAGTTGCGGCAGGCAGACATTGGAAAGGTGCCCCTCCCCCATCCAAAGCAAGTTTTGAATACGAAGGAAAACAGATCACAAATAGCGGGATCTTCAATGACGAAGCGGTAGCATTACTACAAACTGCGGATCCTAAAAAGAGAGAAAAGGCTATCTCCATGCTGGAAGCAGGAATGAGATTTGATCCTTCCTTCTTCGCTTTTAGATACAACCTAGGCAGGGCATACCATATAGAAAAAAAATACCAGAAGGCAATCTTTCAATACGAATATGCGATCGCAGAAGTCCCAAAATACTACAGAACTTATATGCATTTGGGAGTTCTTTACGAACTTTTGAACGAACAAATACAAGCAGTCATATATTATAAAAAAGCGGTCGAGTTGAATCAGTTCCAAACAGAGGCTCTTGTACTTCTCGCAGAACATTATATCAGAACGGACCTTAAGAATAGAGCCCAGATTTATATTAAAAAAGCATTAACCATAGACCAGAATAGCCCTGATGCCAAACTCGGACTCGCTCGTCTGGAGATCATGGGAGGCCGGGATTACTACGCCTATAAGATCTTCAGGAACACGGACCTATACGATGACCAAGGGAAGAAGAGGCCTTATAATAAAAAATTCCATTTTTATTTCGCGGAGACTGCAAGCAAGATCGGCGATTATGTCACGGCTGCAAAAGAATATGACGAGTTATTAAAGTTCCCTAATGACCCTTTCTTTACTGAATTCTCACTTAAAATTATAGAAAGAAGAAGGGACCTGGCTAAAAGATTCGCGGAGATCAAGGCCGCGGACGAGGAAGCAGAGAAGGAAGGGCAATAG
- a CDS encoding phosphoribosylaminoimidazolesuccinocarboxamide synthase yields MSELPKPSYIGKVRDVYDLGNSLILSSTDRVSAFDVVFRQIVPGKGKVLNKISAEWFSYFKDIPNHIIETDVSKFPSPYKDHPDLKDRSVLVKKCKRIDFECVVRGYLSGSGWKEYKQDGTLAFKKLPPGLKESEILPEPSFTPAIKNDTGHDENISEERMKNEIGSELFSILKEKSISLYTRASELVAGAGILLCDTKFEFGISDDKVILIDEILTPDSSRYWAQESYVIGTTPPSMDKQILRNYLEKSGWNKVPPAPDLPESLIVELQAAYKEIQDRLLKCLSQESM; encoded by the coding sequence ATGAGTGAACTCCCAAAACCTTCTTATATTGGCAAAGTCAGAGACGTATACGATTTAGGAAATTCCCTGATATTATCTTCTACAGATAGGGTCTCCGCATTCGATGTGGTGTTTCGCCAGATTGTTCCCGGCAAAGGAAAAGTTTTAAATAAGATCTCAGCAGAATGGTTCTCTTACTTTAAGGACATTCCGAATCATATCATTGAGACTGATGTTTCCAAATTCCCTTCTCCGTATAAAGATCATCCGGATCTAAAGGATCGTTCTGTTCTTGTTAAAAAATGCAAACGGATCGACTTCGAATGTGTGGTTCGCGGTTATCTTTCCGGTTCCGGTTGGAAAGAATACAAACAAGATGGCACCCTTGCTTTTAAAAAACTTCCTCCAGGTTTGAAAGAATCCGAAATATTACCAGAACCAAGTTTTACTCCTGCAATCAAAAACGATACAGGCCACGACGAGAACATCTCTGAAGAAAGAATGAAAAATGAGATCGGGTCCGAACTCTTCTCTATTTTGAAGGAAAAATCGATTTCCCTTTATACCAGGGCCTCTGAACTGGTAGCTGGGGCCGGGATTTTGCTCTGCGATACCAAATTCGAATTCGGAATTTCGGATGATAAGGTCATCCTGATCGACGAGATTTTGACTCCGGATTCTTCTCGGTACTGGGCGCAAGAATCTTATGTTATCGGGACCACTCCGCCCAGCATGGACAAACAGATCTTAAGGAATTATCTGGAAAAATCCGGTTGGAATAAAGTTCCTCCGGCGCCGGATCTACCGGAAAGTCTGATTGTGGAATTGCAAGCGGCATATAAGGAAATACAGGACCGACTATTAAAATGTTTATCGCAAGAATCAATGTAA
- a CDS encoding PP2C family protein-serine/threonine phosphatase, with product MDREKQEGQLNYSDYSILAVDDSDINLKLLVHTLKPLGFQVLTAMNTEEARALLATNQVDVLLLDVSMPGQDGFSFCKELREIDRFNLLPILFITAYNRELGFDEAITHGGDDFLHKPFQPKELVAKIRAFIRIKNLQDELLHQKKKYEKELVMARRVQQELVPEKQLEWNGFSVNSVFHPLMQIGGDFIDAWIEEDKLHVFIADCSGHGPSAALLSAMVKMQVSNLGRSNTLIEKVKTLRQQLEKILPEDFSITFFYGILDKKGNFEYANGGHPPPLLYNKGNVEELPGMGPLIIPIELGTEDEFRSVVLEKGVSLLLYTDGATEITDENYNILGEESLKKILKEAVESKEDILNFSLEKILAHSGNMTHDDDIALMVIQG from the coding sequence GTGGATAGAGAGAAGCAAGAGGGCCAATTGAATTATTCCGACTATTCTATCCTCGCGGTGGATGATTCGGATATCAATCTTAAACTTTTAGTTCATACTTTAAAACCTCTGGGTTTCCAAGTTTTAACGGCGATGAATACGGAAGAGGCGCGTGCACTTCTTGCTACCAATCAAGTGGACGTACTGCTTTTAGATGTGAGTATGCCCGGCCAGGATGGATTTTCTTTCTGTAAGGAACTCAGAGAGATAGATAGATTCAATCTTCTACCTATTTTATTCATCACTGCTTATAATAGGGAATTGGGATTCGACGAGGCGATCACTCACGGTGGAGACGACTTTCTTCATAAACCTTTCCAACCTAAAGAATTGGTCGCAAAGATCAGAGCATTTATCCGTATCAAAAATCTTCAGGACGAACTTTTACACCAAAAGAAAAAGTACGAAAAAGAATTGGTGATGGCGAGAAGAGTTCAACAAGAACTTGTGCCTGAAAAACAATTGGAGTGGAACGGCTTCAGTGTGAACTCAGTCTTCCATCCTTTGATGCAGATTGGCGGGGATTTTATAGACGCATGGATAGAAGAAGATAAACTTCATGTGTTTATTGCGGATTGTTCCGGTCACGGTCCTTCTGCGGCGCTTCTTTCCGCGATGGTCAAGATGCAGGTTTCCAATTTAGGAAGAAGTAATACTCTTATTGAAAAAGTAAAAACTCTACGCCAACAATTGGAAAAAATCCTACCGGAAGATTTTTCCATCACATTCTTCTACGGTATCCTAGATAAAAAAGGGAATTTTGAATACGCAAATGGAGGTCATCCACCTCCGCTATTGTACAATAAAGGTAACGTCGAAGAATTGCCTGGTATGGGACCTCTTATCATTCCAATCGAGCTTGGGACAGAAGACGAGTTTAGATCTGTAGTCTTGGAAAAAGGTGTTTCTCTATTACTTTACACAGACGGGGCCACTGAAATAACGGATGAGAACTATAATATTTTGGGCGAAGAAAGTCTGAAGAAGATCCTGAAAGAAGCCGTGGAATCCAAAGAAGATATACTCAATTTCTCTTTGGAAAAGATATTGGCGCATTCAGGGAACATGACCCACGACGATGATATCGCTCTCATGGTTATCCAAGGATGA
- a CDS encoding DUF2804 domain-containing protein: MKEHLGSILHPSTLEPLFGKYFGPVQIDNSKEYDAGIFSKFRSVDSVLVDILGEKVFLELRIYATKFKSGANLLLWNRETGNLQESSLLENGTSSFIHQGSFKNGYWSFTKSDKRFNFRLDDNIRQGYTHSAIWEKNLNFQLDALAYTGDKNKGNWFTQISPSGKDWIFKNHSPDLKVEGQLSWNDLSVSLENGLLSYTVFKGYSSEAFPLENRIYLNISAKKKVHLYLEDEILVWTNGEVLNFGEPVWSNQGKKKILKDQNSKLELELEPEVEASFLRPKNFGKEKFIKTLYTVSGWIKTKTKKDKILNGISILEKIQGT; this comes from the coding sequence ATGAAAGAACATTTAGGCTCCATTCTTCATCCTTCTACATTAGAACCTTTGTTTGGAAAATATTTCGGTCCTGTGCAGATCGATAATTCCAAAGAATACGACGCGGGAATCTTCTCCAAATTCAGATCTGTAGATTCAGTTCTCGTAGATATACTAGGTGAAAAAGTCTTTTTAGAACTTAGGATCTATGCGACCAAATTCAAATCCGGCGCAAATCTACTTCTCTGGAATCGAGAAACTGGAAATTTGCAAGAGAGCTCTCTTTTAGAGAATGGAACTTCTTCTTTTATCCACCAAGGAAGTTTCAAGAACGGCTATTGGAGTTTTACAAAATCGGACAAAAGATTCAATTTCAGATTAGATGATAATATCCGCCAAGGTTATACACATTCTGCCATCTGGGAAAAAAATCTAAACTTTCAATTGGATGCACTCGCATACACCGGAGATAAGAATAAAGGCAACTGGTTCACTCAAATTTCTCCTTCCGGCAAAGATTGGATTTTTAAAAATCATTCCCCTGACCTAAAGGTAGAAGGCCAACTCTCTTGGAACGATCTATCCGTTTCTTTGGAAAACGGACTCTTGTCTTATACGGTTTTTAAGGGGTACAGCTCCGAAGCTTTCCCCTTGGAAAATCGGATTTATCTGAATATTTCTGCAAAGAAGAAGGTTCATCTTTATTTGGAAGATGAGATCTTAGTTTGGACAAATGGAGAAGTCCTAAACTTTGGCGAACCAGTCTGGTCGAACCAAGGAAAGAAGAAGATCCTAAAAGATCAAAATTCCAAACTGGAATTAGAGTTAGAACCCGAAGTAGAGGCGAGTTTCCTTCGTCCCAAAAACTTCGGGAAAGAGAAATTTATAAAAACATTATATACCGTTTCAGGCTGGATCAAGACCAAAACAAAGAAGGATAAGATTTTAAACGGGATTTCCATTTTGGAGAAAATACAGGGAACTTAG
- a CDS encoding ATP-binding cassette domain-containing protein: MPEKKETIIVMEEVSLSSSQRTYLSEVNLQVEAGEFLGILGRSGSGKSTLLRLLLDLPIPSSWKKTGNIRIFGKSKKEIPARWIQPVFQDPVLGFNPIWTLEKSLREPLQLFKEENLYEPLLENWIPILGLEGKDRNRLPSFFSGGELQRFSLLRALLCSPKILCLDEATSALDPILNHQVLQALFDLNKKEGVTILWVTHNIKSANKFCSRIVEMEELNSTPTATLN, encoded by the coding sequence GTGCCCGAGAAAAAAGAAACTATCATCGTTATGGAAGAAGTTTCCCTATCTTCTTCCCAAAGAACTTACTTGTCCGAGGTAAACCTACAAGTAGAAGCAGGAGAATTTCTCGGGATTTTGGGCCGTTCCGGTTCAGGAAAGTCCACTCTATTGCGACTATTATTAGACCTTCCTATTCCTTCTTCTTGGAAAAAAACAGGAAACATTCGTATTTTCGGAAAATCCAAAAAAGAAATCCCAGCCAGATGGATCCAACCTGTTTTCCAAGATCCTGTTTTGGGTTTTAATCCAATTTGGACTTTGGAAAAAAGTTTAAGAGAACCTCTACAATTATTCAAAGAAGAAAACTTATACGAACCTTTATTGGAAAACTGGATCCCTATTTTGGGCTTAGAAGGTAAGGATAGAAATCGTCTTCCTTCTTTTTTTTCCGGAGGAGAATTGCAAAGATTCTCTCTTCTTCGTGCACTTCTTTGCAGTCCTAAAATTTTATGTTTAGATGAAGCGACTTCCGCTTTAGATCCGATATTGAATCATCAGGTTTTGCAGGCTCTTTTCGATCTGAATAAGAAAGAAGGAGTTACAATTCTTTGGGTAACTCATAATATTAAATCTGCAAATAAATTCTGCTCTCGTATTGTAGAGATGGAAGAGTTGAATTCTACTCCGACGGCAACCTTGAATTGA